In Ooceraea biroi isolate clonal line C1 chromosome 6, Obir_v5.4, whole genome shotgun sequence, the genomic stretch AAACGAGTTCATAATTTCTATGTTACGACCCTTCTGTTTGCCGATCAAAGCACCATACActagaaatattttgtatattagtAACAActataattgtaattgaaatgaaaatttgcaattgtcaaaaaaacaagaatgtttgataaaatttatgtatcttTATAGAATTTACTTGGAATACAAATCAGTATATCTTTatcagattatttattaaccaGGAATCTAACAATTTAGTAATAAGGAATCTAACCCAATTGATCACTGCCTTCCTGAGCTCTGAGCCTGGTCCAATGCTCGCTGATGTTCATGATCACCAGCGGATGCAAGCTGACAGATACGGAACCGATGGTACCCGAAGATGCCATGACCTTGATGGTGCTTCCGGACATCTTCGTATTCTTCTCGGAGCTGTCCTCGTCGATCTCCATCGCTGTATTTTCATTTGTATTGTTATCCGTGGATATGTCGACGTCCATGTCACCTCCTTCTCCTCGCTAATacgagatttattttctgcgGTCTTGGTCGTTTGCGATTTAATGCGCGAAAAGTTCGGGCAGTGAGAGACCGCACGTATCAGTAGGGTTGACGACACACAATTTCTCTAATCTGTCAGGACGTATGTATGCCGCGTTCTTTACCGACCTGAACAATCAGCGGTGATCAACGCAAACGAGTACAGACAGCCATCGTGTCGACCTTTTTCGCTCTATAAGTTGCGTTCGCAAAAGGAAAACTATTTGCGTCCGAACGTCCGAACGTCCGCACGTCCGAAACTCCGAATGCCTCCGGCACAccagcgcgacgcgacacgcgatGCGCGATATGCGACGTGCGATATCCAATGAGCGTACAGTGTTTATGGAAAAGCTGTACGCTCATTGGATATCGCAcgtcgcgtatcgcgcatCGCGAACCGCGTTGCGCTGGTCTGCCGAAGGTTGAAGTCGATATCTCGATATGCAATTCtcaggtttgttctttttcgctgcacttGGGCTGGTATTCATAgttgaatcttatatttaagaccgtcttaagtttatctgaagatgctgtatggatcatttcattgaCCGCCgtactaatttgcattgcaagtacaattagtacgattccaaataggttttcaattcatgtgaagcgaggttccacgcaaagcaaggttctatattgtaacttccacgcagtacttttggtcatctgaaagttttgttattttttttatgtggaagagtactaggtgacgggcgaagcccgtctcctcgtgctcttccacccaagcatatactttcccagtataaaaaattaataatattacagtaaggaagtttatatgtattctgtattctgtaaagaagaatacacctttcttttttattatgcttcCAAAGTCACTTCTAAaatcttcattatattcctttattttattctgataCGGGACCGCCTCAATCTTGtgtgtacaaattgccaaatttttgtaaaaagcattttaactgtaatatttgtgcaaatggcaacactgtttcactagtcactccaggatcaccttaattataaaaattattgcttcccAAACTGTGAAAGTGCCTTCCTAAACttgcccaaacgattcccaaatgattgcaatagaaaacattagaaaacaatgagatatatcgaagattataaacattttccattatataggcTATGGTCAAAAAATCCCTAGCGTTTTGGCTTGAAGTCTGgttgatgacatgaaactttattttgagatgcaattattagttcccaaactctaaaacaTTACAGgtgtatttcccaaatgatttggcgttgaaagaagcgaaaaagaacactatttggaatgataactatacgctcaactaattttcattaattattaaaaaactattatttcccaaactctaaaagtagtttcctaaacttttccaaacgattcccaaattattgaaatggaaaacaatgagaaatatcaaagattataaacgtttttccattatatagcctatagtaaAAAAGTTCCTAGATTATTCCTTAGATTATACTGCACATCTGGGTGATGACTTtcactcgattttgaggggaaatcattatttcccaaactctgaaaacattataggcgtatttcccaaatgatttggcgttgaaagaagcgaaaaagaaaattatctgGAATGATGTCTGTTAACTATAcactcaactaattttcattaattattaaaaaactattatttcccaaactctaacagttgtttcctaaactttcccaaatgattccccaacgattgcaataaaaaaaaaagatttatcatatttgtctgctaactatacggcggtatttcattggctatggagtatctgaagatacacttaagacggtcttaaatataagatccgactatgaataccggccttggACAACGCGGCAACGCGGTGGCCAATCATCTTGCAGCTTTCCCATAAAAACTACAAGTTCATTGGCTACACGATTGTATTTAAGGTCGATAGATGGAGGAACTGGCAAAGTAAGGTCCTCTCATGACCGCCATTTTCGGGACAGcgagtatgtatgtatgtatgtatgtacacgtagtatcatgatatatacatgtatattgatGTGTATGTCAGTCAGCAGGCAAAGTCGACAACAAAGTGAACAGAgtgttgtgaaacaaaaatgcTAGGTTGTTTTGCCAAAACctgcatttatgcaaaaatactTCACCGttcttactaatgtatcccgCATAAAACGAGAATAACCTGCATTTTGCCGCCATTTTCGGGTCAAATCGTGTGAAGTGGATGCGAGGACCTTACTTCGCCAGTTCCTCCATCTATCGACCTTGATTGTATCGTAACTAGTTTCGAACTTTACAAGTGCAccaaaaaagaacaaacctaaTACTAGCACAATATAGTGATACTCATCAATATGATACTAAAGTCATCTAAAAGTGGAGTATAGTGGGCTAGATCAGGCTAGATCGTCACTGATCATCATCAGCGTAATTCAGCGTACTTCTCTCTCTGATGTTAGCGTTTTATTACGAAGTTACCTCGTATCGTTcataagaaaattgtaaagcTTTTTCAGTGTGTAACAATTAAAAggtaattaaacattttcatttatgtGAGAGTATTTCAATGTGTGATACGCTCATCTTTTGACTAGCATTCAGTCAGAGCATCAAGTAAGATTCTGCTCACGTTTCGTCGCAAAATGATCGCGAATGCACTCGAGCATCTGATTGAGAAAATTGTGGgaatggaagaaaaaaaacattaattattgttattgtctTGTGCTTTCGTACGTCAGCGCAAACTACGTTCGATTTGTACTCTCGTGTCTGGCTTGTTCCAAGTTAAAAGTGCAATCTAAACGGGCCCTATCATTCCCTTTCTTGATATAAAAGAAATCTCTCTAATCTCTTTTCGAGTAACTCGAGAATTAACTTATTTATCAGATGCGTTTTTAGGTTAGACGGGCGATCGCCTCGCATCGGGAAAGGGCACGGTTGATCTCGAGCGGAGATTCTTAAGCACGAGTCATCAGCACGAAGGACACTAACGAGGGACACATGtaaaatcttgaaatttattcattaccTTTACTCGACGTTTCTCCGAATGATCGTCACTGCCTCGGGCGTTTCACAGTGCGAATCGTAACATCGCTTGTAATTATAAAGCGCCAACGTAGCAATAATTCTCTGATGCGTTTGACGTGAAATTAAATGTAAGATTTATGcgaaagtaaatatatatatatccatagATAATATTCGGAAAAGTTTTGTTACACCGAAGATCCGAGTAATTCAAGATGTTGGGAAAAATTGCAGAGGTGTCTTATTTAAAACACCTAATTCAGCAGTTCCCccaaaatatgaaattttgctTCGCTTATGGATCAGGTGCGTTAAAACAGgctaataataacgataataatatgttGGATCTTATATTCGTCGTACGTAATCCTAATAAGTGGCACCTTGAAAACTTGGCGAGTAATCCGAAGCATTATGCCCAGCCATTGAGATTTCTTGGCCACAAAGCGATCACTAATGTGCAGGAAAGAGCAGGTGCTAACGTATATTACAACACATTGGTCAGAACGAGCCAAGGTCAATTGATCAAATATGGAGTAATTTCGGAAGTTTCATTGATGATAGATTTGCTAGACTGGAATCATTTGTACTTGGCAGGCAGATTGCACAAGCCAGTTAAAGTATTGATCGAACCAGATGAAACTTCCCAATTACGTACCGCTCTCGTGCAGAATTTACACTCGGCAGTACACGCGGCTCTGTTATTACTACCTGAACATTTCACGGAGATCgatctttttaaaaagatcACTGGTCTATCTTACTACGGCGATTTTCGAATGATCTTTGGtgaaaacaaagaaaagatCAGTAACATTGTGTTGCCGCAATTGCATCACTTCAAGCAACTGTACGAACCAATTCTGAAACATTTTGATAACTATGTAGATATTCCGAAATCAGATGATGCAGCTGTTACATGTCGTCAAGATACAAGTCCAGTGACTAAGATCCACCATCTGAATCATTTGCCTAGAACACCTCAAGTTAAATTGGTCAGGGCATGGTCTCAGGGACCGAGGTCAAAAGATACAGAGGACTGCTTACGTGCTATCGCACACGATCCGGAATGCTGTGAAATATTGGAACGATCGTTAAAGGAAATTGTTTGGAGGTCCAGCGTGACACAGAGTCTAAAAGGGATTTTAACGGCAGGTCTTGTAAAATCCGTTAAATACAGCAGCGCCAAGATAATAAAGATGTTGCAGTCAAGCCCTCCTAAGCGTATCCTGACTAAGGAGCCGGACTCGAGCAAAATTCATAAGATTGTTGAGACCATTGCAAAGAAGACAGAGACGAAGGACACTGAAAAGCGCGTCGAGTAATTGCTGTTAATCTTTTAGAGAACTAATTCTGACTTTATGTATATTTGCAAATTCTTATACCCCAAGTAGTTTATATCCCAAATAAAGTGGATAATTCCAATTAATCAGTGtgatatattctttattgggccatatgtataatttcatactttttacaataagcTTTTTTTTCTTAGGATATTTCGTTTCATTGAGAGAGAACAGAACGTTTCTTGCGTTAACGTATCTTAGCTAATAAAAATAGACAAAACAGATATTATGTAGAGATAATTTACATATGTGtcattaaaag encodes the following:
- the LOC105280220 gene encoding phosphatidate cytidylyltransferase, mitochondrial; amino-acid sequence: MLGKIAEVSYLKHLIQQFPQNMKFCFAYGSGALKQANNNDNNMLDLIFVVRNPNKWHLENLASNPKHYAQPLRFLGHKAITNVQERAGANVYYNTLVRTSQGQLIKYGVISEVSLMIDLLDWNHLYLAGRLHKPVKVLIEPDETSQLRTALVQNLHSAVHAALLLLPEHFTEIDLFKKITGLSYYGDFRMIFGENKEKISNIVLPQLHHFKQLYEPILKHFDNYVDIPKSDDAAVTCRQDTSPVTKIHHLNHLPRTPQVKLVRAWSQGPRSKDTEDCLRAIAHDPECCEILERSLKEIVWRSSVTQSLKGILTAGLVKSVKYSSAKIIKMLQSSPPKRILTKEPDSSKIHKIVETIAKKTETKDTEKRVE